In Thermorudis peleae, a genomic segment contains:
- a CDS encoding 50S ribosomal protein L25, with the protein MAEHPTLQATVRTIVGKKVKRLRRQGQTPAVLYGPVVAQPLPITVDARAFAQVYHRAGTTSLVDILLDGQVYSVFIREVAVHPVSREVQNVEFYAPDLQRPVVVTVPVVGVGALPPDVVGVVAYPRAELEVRALPQNVPTQIEVDLSVLNPDRLVIHAGEIPLPAGVELVTDPDEVVVVVEEETVEEAEVPGEEALAEELGDRPAASRAEEEEE; encoded by the coding sequence ATGGCAGAACATCCAACGCTGCAAGCAACAGTGCGGACCATTGTTGGCAAGAAGGTCAAGCGTCTTCGCCGCCAAGGACAGACGCCAGCAGTGCTCTATGGCCCAGTCGTTGCACAGCCACTGCCGATCACGGTTGATGCACGAGCGTTTGCCCAGGTCTACCATCGGGCCGGTACGACGTCGTTGGTTGATATTCTGCTTGATGGACAGGTGTATTCAGTCTTCATTCGTGAGGTTGCGGTCCATCCAGTTTCGCGCGAAGTCCAGAATGTCGAATTCTATGCTCCTGACCTCCAGCGACCGGTCGTGGTGACGGTACCAGTGGTCGGTGTTGGGGCGCTGCCACCAGACGTTGTTGGTGTCGTTGCGTATCCGCGAGCAGAGCTCGAGGTTCGGGCGCTTCCGCAAAATGTCCCAACCCAGATCGAAGTGGACTTGAGCGTATTGAATCCGGATCGGCTTGTCATCCATGCTGGCGAAATTCCGCTGCCAGCTGGAGTTGAGCTTGTAACCGACCCAGACGAGGTCGTTGTTGTCGTCGAAGAGGAGACGGTTGAGGAAGCCGAGGTGCCAGGCGAGGAAGCGTTGGCGGAAGAGCTTGGCGATCGCCCGGCGGCGTCTCGCGCAGAAGAAGAGGAAGAATAA
- a CDS encoding CpXC domain-containing protein: MAEHSTVPEITTEFSEIDLRCPRCHISWQAPVARRVNVATHPDARLGILLKTMHRAVCPSCHTVREIDTIFDYYDPQRKLVVQVRPAWEIHAGGGEEWYWARYEDLVLKYADYDVKVDVVFGFDEMIEKYLGGAAAVEEAKREWAARTKRQQAQEANAPETASDRKETE, encoded by the coding sequence ATGGCTGAACATTCGACTGTTCCAGAGATTACAACAGAGTTTAGCGAAATTGACCTACGCTGTCCTCGATGCCACATTAGCTGGCAAGCACCGGTTGCTCGTCGCGTTAATGTGGCAACTCATCCAGACGCCCGCCTAGGCATCCTCTTAAAAACCATGCATCGGGCAGTGTGCCCAAGTTGCCATACCGTGCGCGAGATCGACACGATTTTCGACTATTATGACCCACAGCGAAAGCTCGTTGTTCAAGTACGACCAGCTTGGGAAATCCATGCTGGAGGCGGCGAGGAGTGGTATTGGGCGCGCTATGAAGATCTGGTCTTGAAATACGCGGACTACGATGTCAAAGTTGATGTTGTCTTCGGCTTCGATGAGATGATTGAGAAGTATCTCGGTGGGGCGGCCGCTGTCGAAGAAGCAAAGCGTGAATGGGCAGCACGCACAAAGCGGCAACAGGCACAAGAAGCCAACGCGCCGGAAACAGCATCAGACCGGAAGGAGACAGAATGA
- a CDS encoding molybdopterin-dependent oxidoreductase — MTKRQRWIPFLVGALGSMIGALVVIVLAQLWQTPSPAQLLTDRITALLPLSIFAALLGALEAAAKPLVFLLILIGYGLIGGLVALLAQQLLARNVRQITVAVGMMALFWLAHAVVLAPLGGVGIVGRSAQAGPLWTSLAFLIGALSFAVIVMSGVTPGSDQTVSVSERRRFLRLGAYGLLGLVAAGYALRFAGQLFARSSRAPVTDAQGLTPALTPTADFYVVSKNFVDPKVDPSSWQLTVTGHVAHPLTLHYTELKARPALSLTTTLECISNDVGGDLISTGQWTGIRLADLLQEVQPLPDVVDVVFHAADGYSDSIPLMKALQPTTLLVYALNGEPLPTEHGFPARIIVPNIYGMKNVKWLTAIELVPYDFKGYWQERGWSDSAIVQTMSRIDVPHNGERIPLGGKVLIGGIAFAGERGISRVEVSLDGGESWAPAMLEPPLSPLTWVRWRMYWQPRTVGAYRIVVRAWDGTGSPQDAKPRPPLPDGATGLHTITVRVVQS; from the coding sequence ATGACGAAACGGCAGCGATGGATACCCTTCTTGGTCGGTGCACTTGGCAGCATGATCGGTGCACTGGTCGTGATCGTGCTGGCTCAACTCTGGCAAACGCCGTCGCCGGCCCAGTTGCTTACGGATCGGATCACGGCACTTCTCCCGCTCTCAATTTTTGCAGCACTTCTTGGCGCGCTGGAAGCGGCGGCTAAACCCTTGGTCTTCTTGCTGATCCTGATTGGCTATGGGCTTATCGGTGGTTTGGTTGCTCTCCTTGCCCAGCAGCTTCTCGCACGAAATGTGCGGCAAATCACGGTTGCTGTTGGGATGATGGCACTCTTTTGGCTTGCCCACGCAGTGGTTCTTGCTCCCCTGGGTGGTGTTGGGATCGTTGGCCGCAGTGCTCAAGCTGGGCCTCTTTGGACAAGCCTTGCGTTTCTTATTGGCGCATTGAGCTTTGCTGTCATTGTCATGAGTGGCGTGACTCCTGGCTCCGATCAGACAGTCTCGGTCTCCGAACGTCGTCGCTTTCTTCGGCTCGGTGCCTATGGACTGCTTGGCCTCGTAGCCGCTGGGTATGCGCTCCGATTTGCTGGACAACTCTTTGCACGTTCCAGCCGCGCTCCTGTGACTGACGCACAAGGGTTGACCCCAGCGCTCACTCCAACGGCGGATTTCTACGTTGTCTCAAAGAATTTCGTCGATCCCAAGGTCGATCCTTCCTCCTGGCAACTCACCGTTACTGGCCATGTTGCCCATCCTCTGACGCTTCACTATACCGAGCTCAAGGCAAGGCCAGCGCTATCCTTGACAACAACACTCGAATGCATTAGCAACGACGTTGGCGGTGACCTCATCAGTACTGGCCAGTGGACGGGGATTCGTCTTGCTGATCTCTTGCAGGAAGTCCAACCGTTGCCTGACGTTGTCGATGTCGTCTTTCATGCGGCTGATGGCTACAGCGATTCGATTCCACTCATGAAAGCATTGCAGCCGACTACGCTTCTTGTCTATGCGCTGAATGGCGAACCGTTACCAACGGAGCATGGTTTCCCTGCGCGGATCATCGTCCCAAATATTTATGGGATGAAGAACGTCAAGTGGCTCACAGCGATTGAACTCGTTCCGTATGACTTCAAGGGGTACTGGCAAGAGCGTGGGTGGAGTGACAGTGCGATTGTCCAGACTATGTCACGGATTGATGTGCCTCATAATGGTGAACGTATTCCTCTTGGCGGCAAGGTGCTGATTGGCGGCATCGCGTTTGCCGGTGAACGAGGAATTTCGCGCGTTGAAGTCTCACTGGATGGTGGGGAAAGCTGGGCTCCTGCAATGCTTGAACCACCGTTGTCACCGTTGACATGGGTGCGCTGGCGCATGTACTGGCAACCACGTACGGTTGGGGCGTATCGGATAGTTGTCCGGGCGTGGGATGGCACAGGATCCCCACAGGACGCGAAGCCTCGTCCGCCGCTCCCTGATGGGGCAACAGGCTTACATACCATCACTGTCCGGGTTGTGCAGTCATAA
- the tsaA gene encoding tRNA (N6-threonylcarbamoyladenosine(37)-N6)-methyltransferase TrmO: protein MQEELVLHPIGVVHSPITDRRLMPAGGVPAEIEIFPAYRDGLLHIEENTHIWVIGWFTASDRQRLQVVRPGYDPERRQRGVFGLRSVARPNPLALTATRLITVHDGVLHVDPLDLIDGTPVVDLKRYSPSIDCIFAARSSRDRFSFDVMTPEWLSEFEAEAANFHGERCPAVVVAARLVQYVATCWQVRPKDERLQLVVGNQPALGHLVDALQALTGATFGSGRLIVDPEQQIAFRYDARMLKAVPRPLPTADLALLRRCPLETLVMLDDNAALLPTEGAHGTDQRDSAPQQ, encoded by the coding sequence ATGCAGGAAGAGCTTGTGCTTCATCCAATTGGTGTTGTTCATTCGCCAATTACCGATCGTCGCCTCATGCCAGCCGGTGGGGTACCAGCAGAAATTGAAATCTTTCCGGCGTATCGCGATGGTCTTCTGCATATCGAGGAGAATACCCACATTTGGGTGATCGGTTGGTTTACAGCATCTGACCGGCAACGCCTGCAAGTTGTTCGCCCTGGATATGATCCTGAGCGTCGCCAGCGCGGGGTGTTCGGCCTCCGTTCCGTTGCGCGTCCCAATCCGCTTGCATTGACAGCCACCCGTCTGATTACAGTCCATGATGGCGTTTTGCACGTTGACCCGCTTGATCTGATTGACGGAACGCCGGTAGTTGATCTCAAGCGATACTCGCCAAGCATCGACTGCATCTTTGCGGCACGAAGTTCCCGAGATCGCTTTTCATTTGACGTCATGACTCCTGAGTGGCTCAGTGAGTTTGAAGCTGAAGCGGCGAATTTCCATGGTGAACGCTGCCCAGCGGTCGTCGTTGCAGCGCGCCTCGTGCAGTATGTTGCAACATGCTGGCAGGTTCGTCCGAAAGACGAGCGCTTGCAGCTTGTTGTTGGCAATCAACCGGCGCTTGGGCACCTTGTAGATGCCCTCCAAGCCCTCACTGGGGCAACGTTCGGTTCAGGGCGTCTGATTGTTGACCCAGAGCAGCAGATTGCCTTTCGCTACGATGCACGGATGCTTAAGGCTGTGCCGCGGCCGCTACCGACTGCTGACCTTGCGTTGCTTCGTCGTTGTCCGCTCGAAACCTTGGTTATGCTTGACGACAATGCAGCGTTACTCCCAACGGAAGGTGCGCACGGCACAGACCAGCGCGATTCCGCACCACAGCAGTAA
- a CDS encoding ABC transporter permease, with protein MRALLAQTQMELRLLLRQGESVLITMVVPLALLVFFGALGVKPPGYARPIDFLLPGMLALAVMSAGLVSLSIRTAYERAYGVLKRLGSTPLGRPRLLAAKVLSVIVVEVVEIALLLLVAAWLYHWRPAGSALWAIVVLLIGTATFSSIGLLLAGTLRAETTLALANGLYLLLLLVGGVVWPVERLPRPLELVGLVLPSNALASALRASLGASGPSPIFGLVSLLLWCGIALVCAVRTFRWE; from the coding sequence ATGCGCGCACTCCTTGCCCAGACCCAAATGGAACTACGTCTTTTGTTGCGCCAGGGAGAGTCCGTCTTAATCACAATGGTCGTTCCTCTTGCGCTTCTCGTGTTCTTTGGTGCCCTGGGTGTCAAACCGCCAGGCTATGCCCGCCCAATCGATTTCCTTCTACCGGGCATGCTTGCCCTTGCCGTGATGTCTGCAGGTCTGGTTAGCCTCAGCATTCGGACAGCATATGAGCGAGCATACGGGGTATTAAAGCGTCTTGGGAGCACGCCACTTGGACGTCCCCGCCTCTTGGCTGCCAAGGTGTTGTCTGTAATCGTCGTTGAGGTTGTCGAGATCGCCCTGCTGCTCCTCGTTGCAGCGTGGCTCTATCACTGGCGTCCAGCCGGCTCAGCCCTTTGGGCCATTGTGGTACTCCTGATTGGGACAGCAACATTCAGCAGTATCGGGCTCCTGCTCGCTGGTACACTGCGGGCCGAGACGACCCTCGCCTTAGCGAATGGCCTCTACTTGCTTCTTCTCCTTGTCGGTGGAGTTGTCTGGCCGGTGGAACGACTCCCCCGTCCTCTCGAACTGGTCGGGCTTGTTCTGCCCTCCAATGCCCTTGCCTCAGCTTTACGTGCAAGCTTGGGGGCCAGTGGTCCATCCCCAATCTTCGGCCTGGTGAGCTTACTGCTGTGGTGCGGAATCGCGCTGGTCTGTGCCGTGCGCACCTTCCGTTGGGAGTAA
- a CDS encoding ABC transporter ATP-binding protein — MTGTLTTTQPRHSTTAEPAVVVRDLVKRYGDRIAVNRLSFTIMRGEVFALLGPNGAGKTTTIEILEGYRAADGGEVRVLGLDPQRDSAELRQRIGVMLQESGLYPRATPIELLQLFHSFYRNPEDPWELIRLVGLEEVARTRFRQLSGGQQRRLALAIALIGKPELLFLDEPTTGMDPQARRLTWNIISELRERGITIVLTTHFMEEAERLADRVAIIDHGQLIALATPAELTRASTDTVQFSGPAGLDLQQIQRLPSVRSVIEQEPGHYVAQASDPAALLAELTAWARDHAILLTELRVGHASLEDVFLSLTGHELRE, encoded by the coding sequence ATGACGGGAACGTTGACGACCACACAACCGCGGCACTCCACCACAGCCGAGCCAGCCGTTGTTGTACGCGATCTTGTGAAACGCTATGGTGACCGCATTGCGGTAAATCGGCTCAGCTTCACTATCATGCGCGGGGAAGTATTCGCTCTGCTTGGGCCGAATGGCGCAGGGAAGACAACGACGATTGAAATCCTCGAAGGGTATCGGGCTGCTGATGGCGGCGAGGTTCGCGTCCTCGGGCTTGACCCACAACGTGACAGCGCTGAATTGCGTCAGCGTATTGGAGTGATGCTCCAAGAATCAGGGCTTTACCCCCGAGCGACTCCGATTGAACTGCTTCAGCTCTTCCACAGTTTCTATCGTAATCCAGAAGATCCTTGGGAACTCATTCGCCTTGTTGGTCTTGAAGAAGTTGCACGGACGCGTTTCCGGCAACTTTCCGGCGGCCAGCAGCGACGATTAGCACTGGCGATTGCCTTGATTGGCAAACCTGAGTTGCTCTTCCTCGACGAACCGACGACTGGCATGGACCCTCAAGCACGCCGGCTGACGTGGAACATTATCTCGGAGCTACGCGAGCGCGGCATTACGATAGTGCTCACTACTCACTTTATGGAGGAAGCTGAGCGACTTGCCGACCGTGTCGCCATTATTGACCATGGGCAACTCATTGCATTGGCAACGCCGGCAGAATTAACCCGGGCAAGCACGGACACCGTGCAATTTAGCGGTCCGGCTGGTCTTGACCTCCAGCAGATTCAGCGCTTGCCCTCCGTTCGCTCAGTCATCGAGCAAGAACCGGGACATTATGTCGCTCAAGCATCTGATCCCGCAGCGTTGCTTGCTGAGCTCACCGCGTGGGCGCGCGATCATGCTATCTTGCTCACTGAACTTCGCGTCGGTCATGCCTCGCTTGAAGATGTCTTCCTCAGCCTCACTGGCCACGAGCTACGGGAGTAA
- a CDS encoding DUF420 domain-containing protein — MPTWLPALNTGLIAISGLAALTGYFCIRRRNITAHKWAMLTALTFAALFLLVYLTRAALYGGAHYAGHGLSRVVYFVILISHSILAAALGPLALVTAYRALTRQFRRHRRIARFTLPIWLYVAVTGWIIYVMLYGL; from the coding sequence ATGCCAACGTGGCTCCCTGCGCTGAATACTGGGCTGATCGCAATCAGTGGTTTGGCGGCACTCACTGGCTACTTCTGTATCCGGCGCCGTAACATCACAGCTCACAAATGGGCGATGTTGACAGCGCTTACCTTTGCTGCCCTCTTTCTCCTCGTCTATCTCACGCGCGCAGCGCTCTATGGCGGTGCCCATTATGCAGGACATGGTCTGAGCCGAGTGGTCTACTTTGTGATCTTGATCTCACACTCGATTCTCGCCGCGGCACTCGGGCCACTTGCGCTGGTGACCGCATATCGCGCCCTCACGCGACAGTTTCGTCGCCACCGACGCATTGCACGCTTCACGCTACCGATTTGGCTTTACGTCGCCGTCACTGGCTGGATCATTTACGTCATGCTTTATGGGTTATAA
- a CDS encoding Mut7-C RNAse domain-containing protein, whose translation MPALQRVSNVSPFGNVTVRCYAELNDFLPVEMRQQAIPVALSSPTTVKDLLEGLGIPHTEVDLILVNGQSVDFSYRPGDGDYISVYPVFETLDISTVTRLRPKPLRVPRFVADVHLGRMVAYLRLLGFDTAYQRDSDDSTLAAQAAAEHRILLTRDRELLKRRIVTHGYFVRSQEPREQVREVLLRFDLWNSAQPFTRCLRCNGMLREIPKEAVGHRLPPRSRAYAHQCWQCILCGHIYWDGTHYQRLTDLVTQLLSFQQPNTL comes from the coding sequence ATGCCAGCACTGCAACGGGTATCGAACGTATCGCCTTTTGGGAACGTTACCGTCCGTTGTTATGCTGAGCTGAATGATTTTCTGCCAGTCGAGATGCGCCAACAGGCTATACCGGTTGCGCTGTCGTCACCAACAACGGTGAAAGATCTCTTGGAGGGGCTTGGCATTCCACATACAGAGGTTGATTTGATTCTTGTGAATGGCCAATCTGTAGACTTTTCCTATCGGCCAGGCGACGGAGACTATATTAGTGTTTATCCTGTCTTTGAAACACTCGACATTTCCACGGTGACACGCTTACGGCCGAAACCACTGCGTGTCCCGCGCTTCGTTGCCGATGTCCATTTGGGACGAATGGTTGCCTATCTTCGCTTGTTAGGTTTTGACACTGCCTATCAGCGCGATAGTGATGATTCAACACTTGCAGCGCAAGCTGCAGCAGAGCATCGCATCTTGCTCACACGCGATCGTGAACTTCTCAAGCGACGGATAGTGACACATGGGTATTTTGTTCGATCGCAAGAGCCGCGTGAGCAAGTTCGCGAAGTTCTGCTTCGCTTTGACCTTTGGAACAGTGCGCAACCCTTTACCCGCTGTCTCCGTTGTAATGGCATGCTCCGTGAAATTCCAAAAGAGGCGGTAGGGCATCGCCTACCGCCACGATCACGCGCGTACGCCCATCAGTGCTGGCAGTGTATTCTGTGCGGCCATATCTACTGGGACGGTACGCACTACCAGCGTCTCACTGACCTCGTGACGCAGCTACTCAGTTTCCAACAACCCAATACTCTTTAG
- the tatA gene encoding twin-arginine translocase TatA/TatE family subunit yields the protein MFEGLLQPAHLILILIIVLILFGPGKLPEIGSAIGRSIREFRHSVREEVGDANQQAHVTVTEQSQDAQVR from the coding sequence ATGTTTGAGGGATTGCTTCAGCCAGCGCACCTGATTCTGATCCTGATCATCGTGCTCATTCTCTTCGGACCGGGCAAGCTCCCCGAGATCGGCTCAGCGATTGGGCGCAGCATCCGGGAGTTCCGCCACAGCGTTCGCGAGGAAGTCGGAGACGCGAATCAACAAGCCCACGTCACGGTAACAGAGCAATCGCAGGACGCTCAAGTTCGCTAG
- the pgl gene encoding 6-phosphogluconolactonase, with product MDIVLLDDPTTLTEEAARRIANAIHQCLAEQPWCAVALSGGSTPRPVYQRLAQSPYREQIDWARVHWFWGDERAVPPDHPDSNYRMAYEAMLAHVPVPSENIHRIPAEKGAEAAAEAYERELQRVFQLQPGAVPRFDLLLLGVGADGHIASLFPNTTALAVRDRLVIANSVPQLNTQRITLTVPVLLAARTIFILVSGQDKAEAVARAIEGNDDWTTTPAQLLRAAQGDVIWFLDRAAAQRLQKGQ from the coding sequence GTGGACATCGTTTTGCTTGACGATCCAACAACACTGACAGAAGAAGCTGCACGACGCATTGCCAATGCCATTCACCAGTGCCTTGCTGAGCAACCCTGGTGTGCCGTCGCACTCTCGGGCGGATCAACCCCTCGACCGGTTTATCAACGGCTGGCTCAGTCACCATATCGTGAGCAGATCGATTGGGCACGTGTCCATTGGTTTTGGGGTGACGAACGGGCGGTTCCCCCCGATCATCCGGACAGCAATTACCGCATGGCATATGAGGCCATGCTTGCTCATGTCCCGGTTCCTTCTGAGAACATTCACCGTATTCCTGCCGAAAAGGGCGCCGAGGCTGCTGCCGAAGCCTATGAGCGTGAGCTGCAACGCGTCTTTCAGCTCCAGCCGGGGGCAGTGCCACGCTTTGACCTTTTGCTGCTCGGCGTTGGAGCCGATGGGCACATTGCGTCACTTTTCCCCAATACCACGGCCCTAGCCGTCCGTGATCGGCTTGTTATCGCAAATTCCGTTCCCCAGCTTAACACTCAGCGCATTACGTTGACCGTGCCCGTCCTTCTGGCCGCTCGAACGATCTTCATCCTGGTGAGTGGCCAGGACAAAGCAGAGGCTGTTGCGCGGGCAATTGAAGGGAACGATGACTGGACGACAACTCCTGCACAATTGCTCCGCGCAGCACAAGGAGACGTGATCTGGTTCCTTGATCGCGCAGCTGCGCAGCGCTTACAGAAAGGGCAATGA
- a CDS encoding glucose-6-phosphate dehydrogenase assembly protein OpcA, whose translation MAKIETSRPLPRGHGPFIDVETIERELAELWQTPSAFDARGAAVTLSRTSVLTLFVFVTGDTQAAEAREWISQLSTQHPSRVVLLIMPEGSEIETEQDAQVSIQCHLEGGERFAPCWEQITITLNQTSLEALSSIIIPLALPDLPSFLWWYASPPVRDRAFRRVCQAVDRVILDSVNFGQPLADFLALSAVLPELSRRETVLSDLNWSRLAPWQEMTARTFDLPQYQWALDALTDVQVTIGHTPEKPANPLQAILYLGWLSNRLNWQLTEASGTEDRWTLEVRGPDDRPIHWELLCTRCEQAMSGHLLTVQFRAQQRGEQIRFAITRSEERQTMVKLHLIDHRQQEMHYAFHHAHLDPQRLLLRELQSFSPDPLYAEAVHEAEQFARALQRWLN comes from the coding sequence ATGGCCAAGATTGAGACAAGTCGACCTCTGCCGCGAGGCCATGGGCCATTCATCGATGTAGAGACGATCGAACGGGAACTTGCTGAGCTATGGCAAACGCCAAGTGCTTTCGATGCACGCGGCGCGGCAGTGACGCTGAGTCGCACCAGTGTACTAACACTCTTCGTGTTCGTTACTGGAGACACGCAAGCCGCTGAGGCGCGCGAATGGATCAGCCAACTCTCGACCCAGCATCCATCGCGTGTCGTCCTGTTGATCATGCCTGAAGGTAGCGAAATCGAAACTGAGCAAGACGCACAGGTCAGCATTCAGTGCCATCTCGAAGGCGGCGAGCGCTTTGCCCCCTGCTGGGAACAGATTACCATTACCCTGAACCAAACGAGTCTTGAAGCACTTTCGAGTATCATCATTCCGCTTGCACTACCCGATCTGCCCTCATTCCTCTGGTGGTATGCCTCGCCGCCTGTCCGTGACCGAGCATTTCGTCGCGTCTGTCAGGCTGTTGATCGGGTCATTCTCGACTCAGTAAACTTTGGGCAACCGCTAGCTGACTTCCTCGCCCTGAGTGCTGTTCTGCCAGAGCTCAGCCGACGAGAGACCGTTCTCTCCGACCTCAATTGGTCACGCTTAGCGCCATGGCAGGAAATGACAGCCCGAACCTTCGACCTCCCGCAGTACCAGTGGGCCCTTGACGCATTAACCGATGTCCAAGTAACGATTGGCCATACACCCGAAAAGCCAGCAAATCCCCTGCAAGCTATCCTCTACCTCGGATGGCTCAGTAACCGCCTCAACTGGCAACTCACCGAGGCCAGTGGAACAGAGGACCGCTGGACGCTTGAAGTACGTGGGCCAGACGATCGGCCAATCCACTGGGAGCTCCTCTGCACGCGCTGCGAGCAAGCGATGAGCGGACACCTCTTGACCGTTCAATTCCGAGCACAACAACGAGGTGAACAGATTCGCTTCGCGATTACACGCAGCGAAGAGCGCCAAACGATGGTCAAGCTTCATTTAATCGATCACCGGCAACAAGAAATGCACTACGCATTTCACCACGCACACCTTGACCCCCAACGCCTGCTCCTTCGTGAGCTACAGAGCTTTAGCCCAGATCCACTCTATGCCGAGGCAGTGCATGAAGCAGAACAGTTCGCTCGTGCCCTCCAACGCTGGCTCAATTAG
- the zwf gene encoding glucose-6-phosphate dehydrogenase has product MTALATNPLREGLRLERIPDPCVMVIFGASGDLTHRKLVPALYNLAYDGLLPPGFSIVGFARRPMSDEEFRADLRASVERFSRRKPIDEDVWESFAQGIRYFAADFTNRSAFPKLGDLLATLDRERGTGGNRIFYLAVPPDSYELIVEQLAEAGLNQPTNASAWVRLVVEKPFGHDLESAVKLNNFLLQYFREEQIFRIDHYLGKETVQNILVFRFANGIFEPIWNRNYIDHVQITVAESIGIEGRGGYYDRAGALRDMVQNHMMQLLSIIAMEPPIAFEADPIRDEKVKALRAIRPIRPEDVAEQTVRGQYGPGFIGGRPVPGYRQEPRVNPHSVTETYVALKLFIDNWRWVDVPFYLRTGKRLPRRVTEIAIQFKRVPHPLFKGIAQAGVEPNVLIIRIQPDEGIALNIAAKVPGPQVRVRTVNMGFLYGTSFLVQAPDAYERLLLDCMLGDSTLFTRRDETEAAWLPITQILKGWAEMPSPEFPNYDAGTWGPPEADEFIARDGRRWRRP; this is encoded by the coding sequence ATGACTGCACTTGCAACCAATCCGCTGCGCGAAGGGCTGCGACTTGAACGGATTCCTGATCCTTGCGTCATGGTTATCTTTGGCGCATCCGGCGACCTTACCCACCGAAAGCTCGTTCCTGCACTCTACAACTTAGCGTATGACGGCTTACTGCCACCTGGATTCAGCATCGTTGGCTTTGCCCGACGACCAATGAGCGACGAGGAATTTCGAGCTGACCTTCGCGCCTCAGTCGAGCGGTTTTCTCGTCGTAAGCCAATTGACGAAGATGTGTGGGAGAGTTTTGCGCAAGGCATCCGCTACTTCGCTGCCGATTTTACTAATCGGTCAGCTTTCCCAAAGCTCGGCGACCTGCTTGCAACACTCGATCGCGAGCGCGGTACCGGGGGTAACCGGATCTTCTACCTCGCAGTCCCTCCGGACAGCTATGAGCTGATTGTTGAGCAGCTTGCCGAAGCCGGACTGAACCAACCAACAAACGCCTCAGCATGGGTACGGCTTGTCGTCGAGAAGCCCTTCGGGCACGATCTTGAAAGTGCCGTAAAGCTCAACAACTTCCTCTTGCAGTACTTTCGTGAGGAGCAGATCTTTCGCATTGACCATTATCTCGGTAAGGAAACCGTTCAAAATATCCTGGTCTTTCGCTTCGCAAATGGCATTTTCGAGCCGATTTGGAATCGCAACTATATTGACCACGTCCAGATCACCGTTGCTGAAAGCATTGGCATCGAGGGGCGTGGTGGTTACTACGATCGCGCTGGGGCGCTGCGCGATATGGTGCAGAACCATATGATGCAGCTCCTGAGTATTATCGCGATGGAGCCACCCATTGCCTTTGAAGCCGACCCGATCCGCGATGAAAAGGTTAAGGCGCTACGGGCAATCCGGCCAATTCGTCCAGAAGACGTTGCCGAGCAAACAGTCCGTGGGCAATATGGTCCTGGCTTTATTGGCGGCCGGCCAGTTCCAGGATATCGGCAAGAGCCACGCGTCAACCCGCACTCAGTTACTGAGACGTATGTCGCTCTCAAGCTTTTTATCGACAACTGGCGATGGGTTGACGTGCCATTTTATCTCCGCACAGGCAAACGGCTCCCACGCCGTGTTACCGAGATCGCCATTCAGTTTAAGCGTGTGCCTCATCCGCTCTTCAAAGGCATCGCTCAAGCTGGCGTCGAGCCGAACGTGTTGATTATCCGCATCCAGCCAGATGAGGGTATCGCACTGAACATTGCAGCGAAGGTCCCAGGGCCACAGGTGCGTGTTCGCACGGTGAACATGGGATTCCTCTATGGAACGAGCTTCCTTGTCCAGGCGCCTGACGCGTACGAACGCCTGTTACTCGACTGTATGCTCGGTGATTCGACGCTCTTTACACGGCGTGACGAAACCGAAGCGGCTTGGCTGCCAATCACCCAAATCTTGAAAGGGTGGGCAGAGATGCCTTCACCGGAGTTCCCCAATTATGACGCTGGTACCTGGGGGCCGCCGGAAGCCGACGAGTTTATCGCGCGCGACGGTCGCCGATGGCGCCGCCCGTAG